The following proteins come from a genomic window of Nothobranchius furzeri strain GRZ-AD chromosome 1, NfurGRZ-RIMD1, whole genome shotgun sequence:
- the LOC139070672 gene encoding insulin-like growth factor 2 has product MSSSSRALLLTLTLVLYIVDTASAETLCGGELVEALQFVCEDRDFYFTGEFRRHTRVCDTMGHLFASKVIAPREAYQSPQHQHSQARRPH; this is encoded by the exons ATGTCTTCGAGCAGCCGTGCGCTCCTGCTCACGCTGACTCTCGTATTATACATTGTGGATACGGCCTCGGCGGAGACGTTGTGTGGGGGAGAACTGGTGGAGGCGCTGCAGTTTGTCTGCGAAGACAGAGACTTCTATTTCA CCGGCGAGTTTCGAAGGCACACACGAGTCTGCGACACAATGGGCCACTTGTTTGCCAGTAAAGTAATAGCACCCCGAGAGGCATACCAGTCACCTCAGCACCAGCATTCCCAGGCCAGGAGACCACACTGA
- the LOC129163035 gene encoding uncharacterized protein isoform X2, with amino-acid sequence MEKMFTLLTSMSWPPGRIHKSTCCVACRRVAGFIDSGFWVEKTGRDLEFFPQQFMGNCCGIFMLMYALCICTSSPPSFTEEEMPAIRLWWCVQLLERFGIEGHGQRFAFWTEEASLLLQGTLQPVFRVPKATSSKPSPSLIRPAEADRCLILELPERVLMDILEEVVLHEGDAAIFKLALVCSMFRDLVSTEYFRRRAHFKWLRSVCTWSRFSEQYREQYFNVYSIEICLQCGDQYKHCPGGYVGRGKRGELRALYSEEMLPGYCSHFCSQMNS; translated from the exons AT GGAAAAGATGTTCACATTGCTGACCTCTATGTCGTGGCCACCTGGAAGGATCCACAAGTCAACCTGCTGCGTTGCTTGCCg GAGAGTTGCAGGCTTCATTGACTCTGGATTCTGGGTGGAGAAAACAGGAAGAGACCTTGAG ttcTTTCCCCAGCAGTTCATGGGAAATTGCTGcggcatctttatgctgatg tatgctctctgCATCTGCACCTCATCTCCACCATCTTTCACAGAG GAGGAAATGCCAGCAATTCGCCTGTGGTGGTGTGTTCAGCTGCTGGAGAGATTCGGCATTGAGGG GCATGGACAAAGATTTGCCTTCTGGACAGAAGAAGCATCCCTTCTCCTCCAGGGGACTCTCCAGCCTGTCTTCAGGGTACCAAAGGCAACTTCCTCCAAGCCTTCACCAAGTCTAATCAGACCG GCTGAGGCTGACAGGTGTCTTATACTGGAG TTACCAGAACGTGTCCTAATGGACATATTGGAAGAGGTTGTTCTTCACGAAGGGGATGCAGCGATCTTCAAACTGGCTCTGGTGTGCTCCATGTTCAGAGACCTTGTGTCTACTGAATATTTCAGAAGACGAGCACACTTCAAGTGGCTTCGCA GTGTTTGCACATGGAGCAGGTTCTCAGAACAGTACAGAGAACAGTACTTTAACGTGTATTCTATTGAGATCTGCCTTCAATGTGGAGACCAATACAAACACTGCCCCGGAG gaTACGTTGGCAGAGGAAAAAGAGGAGAACTAAGGGCACTTTACTCGGAGGAGATGCTCCCAGGCTACTGCAGCCACTTTTGCAGCCAAATGAACAGttaa
- the LOC129163035 gene encoding uncharacterized protein isoform X3, which produces MCVLYNARRVAGFIDSGFWVEKTGRDLEFFPQQFMGNCCGIFMLMYALCICTSSPPSFTEEEMPAIRLWWCVQLLERFGIEGHGQRFAFWTEEASLLLQGTLQPVFRVPKATSSKPSPSLIRPAEADRCLILELPERVLMDILEEVVLHEGDAAIFKLALVCSMFRDLVSTEYFRRRAHFKWLRSEDFSVCTWSRFSEQYREQYFNVYSIEICLQCGDQYKHCPGGYVGRGKRGELRALYSEEMLPGYCSHFCSQMNS; this is translated from the exons ATGTGTGTTCTCTACAATGCCAGGAGAGTTGCAGGCTTCATTGACTCTGGATTCTGGGTGGAGAAAACAGGAAGAGACCTTGAG ttcTTTCCCCAGCAGTTCATGGGAAATTGCTGcggcatctttatgctgatg tatgctctctgCATCTGCACCTCATCTCCACCATCTTTCACAGAG GAGGAAATGCCAGCAATTCGCCTGTGGTGGTGTGTTCAGCTGCTGGAGAGATTCGGCATTGAGGG GCATGGACAAAGATTTGCCTTCTGGACAGAAGAAGCATCCCTTCTCCTCCAGGGGACTCTCCAGCCTGTCTTCAGGGTACCAAAGGCAACTTCCTCCAAGCCTTCACCAAGTCTAATCAGACCG GCTGAGGCTGACAGGTGTCTTATACTGGAG TTACCAGAACGTGTCCTAATGGACATATTGGAAGAGGTTGTTCTTCACGAAGGGGATGCAGCGATCTTCAAACTGGCTCTGGTGTGCTCCATGTTCAGAGACCTTGTGTCTACTGAATATTTCAGAAGACGAGCACACTTCAAGTGGCTTCGCAGTGAGGACTtca GTGTTTGCACATGGAGCAGGTTCTCAGAACAGTACAGAGAACAGTACTTTAACGTGTATTCTATTGAGATCTGCCTTCAATGTGGAGACCAATACAAACACTGCCCCGGAG gaTACGTTGGCAGAGGAAAAAGAGGAGAACTAAGGGCACTTTACTCGGAGGAGATGCTCCCAGGCTACTGCAGCCACTTTTGCAGCCAAATGAACAGttaa
- the LOC129163035 gene encoding uncharacterized protein isoform X1: MEKMFTLLTSMSWPPGRIHKSTCCVACRRVAGFIDSGFWVEKTGRDLEFFPQQFMGNCCGIFMLMYALCICTSSPPSFTEEEMPAIRLWWCVQLLERFGIEGHGQRFAFWTEEASLLLQGTLQPVFRVPKATSSKPSPSLIRPAEADRCLILELPERVLMDILEEVVLHEGDAAIFKLALVCSMFRDLVSTEYFRRRAHFKWLRSEDFSVCTWSRFSEQYREQYFNVYSIEICLQCGDQYKHCPGGYVGRGKRGELRALYSEEMLPGYCSHFCSQMNS; the protein is encoded by the exons AT GGAAAAGATGTTCACATTGCTGACCTCTATGTCGTGGCCACCTGGAAGGATCCACAAGTCAACCTGCTGCGTTGCTTGCCg GAGAGTTGCAGGCTTCATTGACTCTGGATTCTGGGTGGAGAAAACAGGAAGAGACCTTGAG ttcTTTCCCCAGCAGTTCATGGGAAATTGCTGcggcatctttatgctgatg tatgctctctgCATCTGCACCTCATCTCCACCATCTTTCACAGAG GAGGAAATGCCAGCAATTCGCCTGTGGTGGTGTGTTCAGCTGCTGGAGAGATTCGGCATTGAGGG GCATGGACAAAGATTTGCCTTCTGGACAGAAGAAGCATCCCTTCTCCTCCAGGGGACTCTCCAGCCTGTCTTCAGGGTACCAAAGGCAACTTCCTCCAAGCCTTCACCAAGTCTAATCAGACCG GCTGAGGCTGACAGGTGTCTTATACTGGAG TTACCAGAACGTGTCCTAATGGACATATTGGAAGAGGTTGTTCTTCACGAAGGGGATGCAGCGATCTTCAAACTGGCTCTGGTGTGCTCCATGTTCAGAGACCTTGTGTCTACTGAATATTTCAGAAGACGAGCACACTTCAAGTGGCTTCGCAGTGAGGACTtca GTGTTTGCACATGGAGCAGGTTCTCAGAACAGTACAGAGAACAGTACTTTAACGTGTATTCTATTGAGATCTGCCTTCAATGTGGAGACCAATACAAACACTGCCCCGGAG gaTACGTTGGCAGAGGAAAAAGAGGAGAACTAAGGGCACTTTACTCGGAGGAGATGCTCCCAGGCTACTGCAGCCACTTTTGCAGCCAAATGAACAGttaa